GAGACTCATCGATCACACCGGTTCTGAACCGTTTGTACTTCTTGATCTGGTCCATGATAGGCTGGATCCTAATTTTTAGAAGATTCAGCGTTTGgtgatctttctttttctgagcTTTTAGCTGCTCCTTGGTGAGTGGCGTTGTGGGCTttggcggaggtggaggcGCAATCTCCAGGGTCTCGAGTTCCCTCTTCTTACGGTTCTCGGGATCCGGAAAATGCGCTGGCGAGGTTTTGATGTACTCGACTACCTTACTGAAATACTCGTACCGTGCTTCATTTCCTGGCGCTTTCAGGTCGTAAAAGTTTCTCTTCGAAAACCCAAACATCTGCCGTAGCAGCCCGGTGtcgatttcttctcctgttATCTCCTGGACTCCGAGAAGCAAGACAGGATCAGTGGGAGGTATCGACCGCAGCAAACCCAAGAAGGTGGAGAGAACGGCTTGCCCAACGGTTTCGGACCAACTTTCTATGTTGGGAATGTATATCACACTTGGCCTATGTCTCTTGACCTCTGCAAAGAGCTGTATGACAGCTGCTTCCGGGGACCGAGTCGAATCACTAAGGAGAGTAGGCAAATCGAACGATTGCACGTGCAGTCCTTCAAAGTAGTGCAAAATGGCAGCCGCCAGATACTGTTGGCCCATGCCCATTAGTCCGCGAAGCAGCATCCTGGGCCTGAAAACTCGCGACCTGTCGAATTCTTGTTGCATCTGCTCGCGTTGGAAACTTCCAGCGCCCTCGGGCTCCTCAAATTGTGCTTCTTCCAAAGCAGTGAGCCGTTTTCTTTGTGGAAGAATTTCGGAGAGCAGGGCTCTAATGTCGGCCAGAGGATGACGTAGTAACGGTTCGACTTCCTTGGGGAGCGGCGAGGCGCCGGATGAAGTGGACCTCTCTGATGATGggaccatcttcttgatcgcGAGCATAAAGTCCTTCGGGGTGACATCGATGTTCTTCGGATCGataagaagcttcttgtcgGATTTGTAGATTTgaggatatcttctttgTACTGCATTAAGAGCGGCTTCTGTGCAAAGAGCACGAAGGTCGGCTCCTCCATAACCCTTAGTGATCTCAGCCAGCTCATCCTTGATATGGCCCGGAAGAGGTGGATCCCAGCCCTTGGTATGGATGTCGAGAATAGCGCGCCGACCTTCGGCATTCGGCAGGGGGAAGTAGAACTCTCGATCAAAACGACCCGGACGGCGTAGAGCAGGGTCAATCGAATCAGGTCGATTGGTGGCACCAATAACAATGACTTGACCACGGCCATCCATACCATCCATCAACGCTAGCAGAGTAGAGACGATAGACGCATGGATCTGTTCCTGTTTGCTTGATCTCACTGGAGCCAGACCTAGAGGTAGATAAGTCAGTAGTGTTAGGGCTCTTTCTTCAGGGGTTGTTCACTTACCATCAATTTCGTCGAAAAAGATAATGCTAGGCTGTGTTTTACGAGCTTCCTCGAATAGTAGTCGCAGCTGTCTTTCAGCCTCACCCACCCATTTGCTTAGCGCATCAGCTCCTTTTCTCATGTAGAATGTGACTTTACGGCCTTCGGAGCTGACACTGTTCGCCAAGGCTCTGGCTAAAAGGGTTTTACCCGTTCCAGGAGGACCATGGAAGAGAACTCCTCTAGGCGGCACGATGTGGAAACGCTGGAAGATCTCCGGGTATAGCAGAGGAAGAGACaccatttccttcaactGATCAATATGGCCCTGCAAGCCTCCAACGCTATCGAAATTGACACTCATATCCACACCTAACGGGTCTGCATCCGCAAGCGCCTGCTTATCCTTGACTTTGCCCAGGTTTGCCGGAGTCCCTGAGAGACCTTGCGCAGCGTCGTGTGTTTGCGTCTGGCCGGGGAGAAGACCAGCGCCGTGTGGCCCAAGAGCAGATCCCACACCGGCAACGGAGCCACGCGGGTGATGCAAcccttcatcatcgctgCTATCACTGTCAACGCCTCCAGTCGCAGCAGGTGCCCCGGGGGGAGCCAGAATCGCAGCTGGGCCACCGCCTCCGAAAGGTCCATAAGTAGGGAATAGGGTGCGTTGCCAGctaccgccgccgccacccCCGCGGCCACCACGGCGCGAGGGAGATTCATTGACCTCGTTCTCGGCTTCCTCGATCGGTAGAATTAGGTCCGGTCGTATGATTCGATAATCCACATCCTTGCGGCTGCGCCGAGGTTTTTCATACACAATATCCGTCTGTAATCTTCTACGAGGTCGGCCACCCCTCAGATCCTCAAGTTCTTCGGCGAGTTCTTCTGCAATATCAGCCGCCGCTTCGGATTGCCCACGAGATCGAGACGCCCTCTTGCGAAGACCAGGACGCCGTCCGGCGGCGctgtcctcttcatcatcgcgTGCTTGACTGGCTTTACGGGGAGATGCGTTGGATTTTCCGGTCTGGGatacctcatcatcatcgttcgagtcttcctcttcgggtTCAAAGTCGCTCTCCTCATCATTCAATCGCTTTCGCTGAGAACTCTTCGGTTTCTTTCGACTGGAGCGACGAGGCCCTGACGGttcctcttcatctggcTGCTCGGGCTCCTCGATTTGCTGGCTTCTGTTTGGACGAGTTCTTCTCCGGGTTACTGGgccttcgtcttcgtcttcatcctcttcgtgT
This window of the Aspergillus flavus chromosome 8, complete sequence genome carries:
- a CDS encoding AAA family ATPase — translated: MARMKRSIEEIANKSDSDDDDYSDHPRSSRRSVSRSKSRKKSKPSKKRPRRRSNDDIVSDDDDFFSEDEELSYEESEEEPDINAQRNARGLVARRAATNRPLYNEGDSSSFEDDDGESEQTSPKKRKTAVVTLKLGDALKRQPQQDQGNRRVTRRTRGASEDIYALTNSGRHVETVERGTHSPEAEVIRPNRRGSRSSKQVPTVMEEDDETQEKQEEYIEETTTEVKGSQVEIMESAQASFEEGPISAGDDQQGAAEADEGFVPESENEDAEHEEDEDEDEGPVTRRRTRPNRSQQIEEPEQPDEEEPSGPRRSSRKKPKSSQRKRLNDEESDFEPEEEDSNDDDEVSQTGKSNASPRKASQARDDEEDSAAGRRPGLRKRASRSRGQSEAAADIAEELAEELEDLRGGRPRRRLQTDIVYEKPRRSRKDVDYRIIRPDLILPIEEAENEVNESPSRRGGRGGGGGGSWQRTLFPTYGPFGGGGPAAILAPPGAPAATGGVDSDSSDDEGLHHPRGSVAGVGSALGPHGAGLLPGQTQTHDAAQGLSGTPANLGKVKDKQALADADPLGVDMSVNFDSVGGLQGHIDQLKEMVSLPLLYPEIFQRFHIVPPRGVLFHGPPGTGKTLLARALANSVSSEGRKVTFYMRKGADALSKWVGEAERQLRLLFEEARKTQPSIIFFDEIDGLAPVRSSKQEQIHASIVSTLLALMDGMDGRGQVIVIGATNRPDSIDPALRRPGRFDREFYFPLPNAEGRRAILDIHTKGWDPPLPGHIKDELAEITKGYGGADLRALCTEAALNAVQRRYPQIYKSDKKLLIDPKNIDVTPKDFMLAIKKMVPSSERSTSSGASPLPKEVEPLLRHPLADIRALLSEILPQRKRLTALEEAQFEEPEGAGSFQREQMQQEFDRSRVFRPRMLLRGLMGMGQQYLAAAILHYFEGLHVQSFDLPTLLSDSTRSPEAAVIQLFAEVKRHRPSVIYIPNIESWSETVGQAVLSTFLGLLRSIPPTDPVLLLGVQEITGEEIDTGLLRQMFGFSKRNFYDLKAPGNEARYEYFSKVVEYIKTSPAHFPDPENRKKRELETLEIAPPPPPKPTTPLTKEQLKAQKKKDHQTLNLLKIRIQPIMDQIKKYKRFRTGVIDESQIRYLWEEDDPNIVTSDLPIEQRTTFRPFEKAYDKHGVPGLWETVSGKFFYNMEIVTIEKRLSNGYYKRPSDFLADIKRLAKDARQTGDQERILRANELLSNVEVDISTIEQAEPQLVAECENVYIRELAREKAAAEKAKRVEEAEKGGFLGHTANHNVPHGNTESGPSSGPVVLGETFPDLAPKEQARPVTPTRQSTASFLTNGYHQSGGSDLNDLSARGPTSNGSHESRPDGDGDVYMTNSEDHSGTRDTQGSSFGPSAQPKPPYSHTAPSQQIRRESGLSSFSQKGPMTPMAPGSQPHDYANEASTTQTTSGQKSSDQSSLRPNYTQSPIVGQAIRHDFPDLTQYPDRVGLEEHLPDTQQCDSSQPSPRPRESLPGNADSQPEHHVNGSQSQPKTQPPVPLFDESTKPSSHPPVNLHSILNDEDHSPKLIVDSEYVQNLHEQLTQRTSGCSVEQLEQINTSLMDYLWRTRGEWNRSKVAAGIRDSFNEILEDMQAMQEIGPISQRTKEQLGSSFEHL